From one Plasmodium knowlesi strain H genome assembly, chromosome: 11 genomic stretch:
- a CDS encoding zinc finger protein, putative: protein MKMSVTLRQHFWKTKLCPLHMENRCKEGSNCDYAHSIEDLRSIPDLKRTKLCYKLLKGEKCFNKKCNYAHNQEELKSAQNLFAYKSSMCKFVANKTCLNGSTCRFAHTIDELRVPRIPEILLEKTNVERAEGVDGETDFMLLESGGNIICEASGDVNCTRKDNAGGAGKEGLVIDMENNFTGSLAKSFNKNGSRNGNKNGNRNSHHNDLHNGNRSFTQSFDLMLSSFNSMQITQNEHVHNSTNGGLGQNRNNGANHHREERKRRDRNRNRNKEKQLKLKMKNSNYVKKYEDDSTNNNKAVMNSFASSCNKKKYAEERDKFYDSNTTISSSLNCAEEGKKDQMNTEACVSNTFEKVDMNECYVKTEESIGEGSREEAEKGVEGGDTGSATRSAVDSAVEGTVEGADRTASGKAESDAERNRETSTESLVEPLDNQSKVKRKRDPNNHPKCDIASGSAEQQINNQHIMNGQTDGANYMNYNYDYNSYLNPVVYNKMIQMKYNTYNPYFNYNQANNIACKYDGSAMPSPYPPFAKPNEFYMYDHQSNVPHMSPNYYGNCLYFYANPYSYGQCAMVNKMKGDHNGARENVSYTGDQAKVPVKSTREPLAFNESDDSQVNANIQGEQNDPGEQTSSEEFTPSEKLAPTENVADAEESLSDRQKVKNEIRSDGGEEASDEADRLDGQQEGITDGENTQVEENKLGKIKKHKGHTNQCNVTELKAKSEYEDAHMNKSVRTDYSKKGNNCLVGTNEWNKCPSGNFTEERMKQAKGNTKQKKKKLSKLLSLNSAKKGYNRDLCVSNENTIGGRTNGSNKHTESAMYGNSGNLGDTTSVMKYPKNTELQYNGQVNPSSVYSYILHANNAESANYEKRFMKPPPNDMDLYMNNHYHMNQMANEQMMFNLSARNYGYYYYPYAPPSATYTDEVYLN from the coding sequence AAAGAACCAAGTTATGCTACAAACTgctaaaaggagaaaaatgttttaataaaaaatgtaattatgCCCATAACCAGGAGGAATTGAAATCTGCGCAGAATTTATTTGCGTACAAATCTTCCATGTGTAAGTTTGTTGCAAATAAGACTTGCTTGAACGGATCAACGTGTCGTTTTGCACACACCATTGATGAATTGAGGGTGCCAAGAATACCAGAAATTTTGCTAGAAAAAACCAATGTGGAAAGAGCAGAAGGGGTGGACGGAGAAACCGACTTCATGCTGCTCGAAAGTGGAGGAAATATTATATGTGAAGCGAGCGGTGATGTGAACTGCACAAGGAAAGACAATGCGGGGGGTGCCGGCAAAGAAGGTTTGGTAATCGACATGGAAAATAACTTCACTGGCAGCTTGGCAAAAAGCTTCAACAAAAATGGCAGCAGAAATGGTAACAAAAATGGCAACAGGAATAGTCACCATAATGACCTCCACAATGGCAACAGAAGCTTCACCCAAAGCTTTGACCTGATGCTGAGCAGCTTCAACTCGATGCAGATAACTCAGAACGAACATGTGCACAACAGCACGAATGGCGGCTTAGGTCAGAACAGAAATAACGGAGCAAATCATCACagagaggaaaggaaaagacgcGATAGAAACAGAaataggaataaagaaaaacagttaaagttaaaaatgaagaattcaAATTACGTAAAAAAGTACGAAGACGACAGTACAAACAATAACAAAGCAGTGATGAATAGCTTCGCTTCATcttgcaataaaaaaaagtacgccGAGGAGAGGGACAAATTTTACGACAGCAACACAACGATATCATCAAGTCTGAACTGCGCAgaggagggaaagaaggacCAAATGAATACTGAGGCCTGTGTGAGTAACACGTTTGAGAAGGTTGACATGAATGAGTGCTATGTAAAAACGGAGGAGAGCATCGGAGAGGGCTCACGCGAGGAAGCAGAGAAGGGTGTAGAGGGGGGTGACACCGGAAGCGCGACCAGAAGCGCAGTCGACAGTGCAGTGGAGGGTACAGTCGAAGGTGCAGATAGAACAGCAAGCGGAAAAGCAGAAAGTGACGCAGAGCGCAACAGAGAAACCAGCACGGAAAGCCTTGTTGAACCACTCGATAACCAAAGCaaagttaaaaggaaaagggatcCGAATAATCACCCCAAGTGTGACATCGCCAGTGGCAGCGCAGAACAACAGATcaacaaccaacacataATGAATGGCCAAACGGATGGAGCAAATTATATGAACTACAACTACGACTATAACAGTTATCTAAACCCAGTAGTCTACAACAAAATGATACAAATGAAGTACAATACATATAATCCCTATTTTAATTATAACCAAGCAAATAATATTGCATGCAAATATGATGGTAGTGCCATGCCTAGTCCTTACCCACCTTTTGCCAAGCCGAACGAATTTTATATGTACGATCATCAAAGTAATGTGCCCCATATGTCACCAAATTATTATGGCaattgtttatatttttacgcAAATCCCTATAGTTATGGGCAGTGTGCTATggtgaataaaatgaagggtGATCATAACGGGGCTCGGGAAAATGTCAGTTACACAGGGGATCAGGCGAAGGTCCCTGTTAAGAGTACAAGGGAACCATTGGCATTTAACGAGAGTGATGATAGTCAAGTAAATGCGAATATTCAGGGAGAGCAGAATGACCCAGGGGAGCAAACTTCATCGGAGGAATTTACTCCATCCGAAAAGTTAGCCCCAACGGAGAACGTGGCAGACGCGGAGGAGTCCCTAAGTGATAGGCAGAAGGTCAAAAACGAGATTAGGAGCGacggaggggaagaagcTTCAGATGAAGCAGATCGGCTAGACGGACAGCAGGAAGGAATTACCGATGGGGAAAATACACAGGTAGAAGAAAACAAGCtcgggaaaataaaaaaacataagGGGCACACAAATCAGTGCAACGTTACAGAATTGAAAGCAAAAAGTGAATACGAAGATGCACATATGAACAAGAGCGTACGAACTGATTATAgtaaaaaaggcaacaacTGCTTGGTGGGAACAAACGAATGGAACAAATGTCCAAGTGGGAACTTCACAGAAGAGCGAATGAAACAGGCAAAGGGAAACAccaagcagaagaaaaaaaaactatccAAGTTACTTTCGCTAAACAGTGCAAAGAAGGGCTACAACAGAGACCTCTGCGTAAGTAATGAGAACACCATTGGGGGAAGGACAAATGGAAGCAACAAACACACCGAGAGCGCCATGTATGGTAATAGTGGAAACCTTGGTGACACCACCAGTGTTATGAAATATCCTAAGAATACAGAGCTTCAATATAATGGTCAGGTGAATCCCTCTTCTGTGTACAGCTACATATTACACGCAAACAATGCAGAGAGTGCAAACTACGAGAAAAGGTTTATGAAGCCGCCCCCAAATGACATGGACCTGTATATGAACAACCACTATCACATGAACCAGATGGCGAACGAGCAGATGATGTTTAATTTAAGCGCTCGGAACTATGGTTATTATTACTACCCCTACGCGCCTCCCTCAGCAACCTACACTGATGAGGTTTACTTAAATTAG